A part of Carettochelys insculpta isolate YL-2023 chromosome 1, ASM3395843v1, whole genome shotgun sequence genomic DNA contains:
- the TEX30 gene encoding testis-expressed protein 30 isoform X4 — MRPRTGGVREGGVRKPVLRAVARSFRAGGRPGPAAAMAEYTEEYLRSSGEYKLSGVFLGGRSMGSRAAASVIRQISEDDSEDFICGLICLSYPLHRPKLQSKLRDEDLFFIKCPVLFVSGTEDEMCEKKLLEGVASKMKAPRKIHWIEKANHGMAVKGRTEDDVIMEISTQVFSWIKEIIEQEEK, encoded by the exons ATGCGGCCGCGCACGGGCGGAGTACGGGAGGGGGGGGTACGGAAGCCGGTTTTGCG GGCGGTGGCGCGGAGTTTTCGGGCAGGCGGGCGCCCCGGCCCGGCAGCGGCCATGGCTGAGTATACGGAG GAATATTTAAGGTCCTCTGGTGAATATAAACTTTCTGGTGTCTTTCTTGGAG GTCGTTCGATGGGTTCACGAGCTGCTGCCTCTGTGATACGTCAGATTAGTGAAGATGACAGTGAAGATTTCATTTGTGGACTGATATGCTTGTCTTATCCACTGCATCGACCAAAGCTTCAGTCCAAACTCCGGGATGaagatttgttttttattaaatgcCCTGTGCTGTTTGTCTCAGGAACAGAAGATGAGATGTGTGAAAAA AAATTATTAGAAGGTGTGGCAAGCAAAATGAAGGCCCCTAGGAAAATTCATTGGATCGAAAAAGCAAACCATGGCATGGCAGTGAAAGGACGAACAGAAGATGATGTTATAATGGAAATTAGCACACAGGTTTTTTCTTGGATCAAAGAAATAATTGAACAGGAAGAAAAATAA
- the TEX30 gene encoding testis-expressed protein 30 isoform X3, with protein sequence MAEYTEVKVKIPFGNKYLDAIFSVPDKILTHGVILTHGAGGDMNFSHLVSLVAYLASSGVLCMRFTCKGLNIAYRTKAYKTVVEYLRSSGEYKLSGVFLGGRSMGSRAAASVIRQISEDDSEDFICGLICLSYPLHRPKLQSKLRDEDLFFIKCPVLFVSGTEDEMCEKGAPGREFYHRIGMLF encoded by the exons ATGGCTGAGTATACGGAG gtTAAAGTGAAAATACCTTTTGGAAATAAATACCTGGATGCTATTTTTTCAGTTCCAGACAAGATATTAACACATGGAGTGATTCTTACTCATGGAGCTGGAGGAGATATGAATTTCTCTCATTTAGTTTCTCTGGTAGCCTATCTTGCTTCCAGTGGAGTTCTGTGCATGAGATTTACTTGTAAAGGTCTTAACATTGCTTATAGGACTAAAGCATATAAAACAGTTGTG GAATATTTAAGGTCCTCTGGTGAATATAAACTTTCTGGTGTCTTTCTTGGAG GTCGTTCGATGGGTTCACGAGCTGCTGCCTCTGTGATACGTCAGATTAGTGAAGATGACAGTGAAGATTTCATTTGTGGACTGATATGCTTGTCTTATCCACTGCATCGACCAAAGCTTCAGTCCAAACTCCGGGATGaagatttgttttttattaaatgcCCTGTGCTGTTTGTCTCAGGAACAGAAGATGAGATGTGTGAAAAA GGTGCTCCAGGCAGAGAATTCTATCATCGAATTGGGATGCTTTTCTGA
- the TEX30 gene encoding testis-expressed protein 30 isoform X1 yields the protein MAEYTEVKVKIPFGNKYLDAIFSVPDKILTHGVILTHGAGGDMNFSHLVSLVAYLASSGVLCMRFTCKGLNIAYRTKAYKTVVEYLRSSGEYKLSGVFLGGRSMGSRAAASVIRQISEDDSEDFICGLICLSYPLHRPKLQSKLRDEDLFFIKCPVLFVSGTEDEMCEKKLLEGVASKMKAPRKIHWIEKANHGMAVKGRTEDDVIMEISTQVFSWIKEIIEQEEK from the exons ATGGCTGAGTATACGGAG gtTAAAGTGAAAATACCTTTTGGAAATAAATACCTGGATGCTATTTTTTCAGTTCCAGACAAGATATTAACACATGGAGTGATTCTTACTCATGGAGCTGGAGGAGATATGAATTTCTCTCATTTAGTTTCTCTGGTAGCCTATCTTGCTTCCAGTGGAGTTCTGTGCATGAGATTTACTTGTAAAGGTCTTAACATTGCTTATAGGACTAAAGCATATAAAACAGTTGTG GAATATTTAAGGTCCTCTGGTGAATATAAACTTTCTGGTGTCTTTCTTGGAG GTCGTTCGATGGGTTCACGAGCTGCTGCCTCTGTGATACGTCAGATTAGTGAAGATGACAGTGAAGATTTCATTTGTGGACTGATATGCTTGTCTTATCCACTGCATCGACCAAAGCTTCAGTCCAAACTCCGGGATGaagatttgttttttattaaatgcCCTGTGCTGTTTGTCTCAGGAACAGAAGATGAGATGTGTGAAAAA AAATTATTAGAAGGTGTGGCAAGCAAAATGAAGGCCCCTAGGAAAATTCATTGGATCGAAAAAGCAAACCATGGCATGGCAGTGAAAGGACGAACAGAAGATGATGTTATAATGGAAATTAGCACACAGGTTTTTTCTTGGATCAAAGAAATAATTGAACAGGAAGAAAAATAA
- the TEX30 gene encoding testis-expressed protein 30 isoform X2, translating into MAEYTEVKVKIPFGNKYLDAIFSVPDKILTHGVILTHGAGGDMNFSHLVSLEYLRSSGEYKLSGVFLGGRSMGSRAAASVIRQISEDDSEDFICGLICLSYPLHRPKLQSKLRDEDLFFIKCPVLFVSGTEDEMCEKKLLEGVASKMKAPRKIHWIEKANHGMAVKGRTEDDVIMEISTQVFSWIKEIIEQEEK; encoded by the exons ATGGCTGAGTATACGGAG gtTAAAGTGAAAATACCTTTTGGAAATAAATACCTGGATGCTATTTTTTCAGTTCCAGACAAGATATTAACACATGGAGTGATTCTTACTCATGGAGCTGGAGGAGATATGAATTTCTCTCATTTAGTTTCTCTG GAATATTTAAGGTCCTCTGGTGAATATAAACTTTCTGGTGTCTTTCTTGGAG GTCGTTCGATGGGTTCACGAGCTGCTGCCTCTGTGATACGTCAGATTAGTGAAGATGACAGTGAAGATTTCATTTGTGGACTGATATGCTTGTCTTATCCACTGCATCGACCAAAGCTTCAGTCCAAACTCCGGGATGaagatttgttttttattaaatgcCCTGTGCTGTTTGTCTCAGGAACAGAAGATGAGATGTGTGAAAAA AAATTATTAGAAGGTGTGGCAAGCAAAATGAAGGCCCCTAGGAAAATTCATTGGATCGAAAAAGCAAACCATGGCATGGCAGTGAAAGGACGAACAGAAGATGATGTTATAATGGAAATTAGCACACAGGTTTTTTCTTGGATCAAAGAAATAATTGAACAGGAAGAAAAATAA